aaattcaataaaagtgcagtaccagtcaaaggtttggacacttTCTCATTAAATCTAATTGGAAATGTGTTCAACCTTTTgactgtgtgtttatgtaattTCAAAGATCTCACACAGGTAATGTAGAAGCTTAAAACAATGACAACTTCATTCCTGGGAAGATATAATAGTAAAAATAGAGAAAACACAGTGAATGAGGTTTGTTTTAATGCTCATTTAAGTGGAGAAGAATTCATACAAAGATATGAAGGGATCTCCTGATATCAGGCAGAATTAAGTTTGACTGTTTTCATGGACTGAACCGACTCTAAGACCCAGAACCACACAAAGGAAGTGACTTTCTAATAATATAACTGCAATGGAATAAATGAGATAAAGAAcagcaaaatgttaaaaaaggacagaaaataaCACCGTAACCATGTCATTTACAAAATTATTGGATAAAAGCTGTATGTTCTCATGTGGTTTGTTTTCCTTAACAGACATCTGCTGtgatgaaatgaataaaatccaaagTCATGAGGAAGCCTCAGTGTCCATCAGCTGTCCGTATGAGTCTCAGGATAAGAACAACCTGAAGTACCTCTGCAGAGGAAAGCAGCCCTCCACATGTCTGCAGCAGGCAGTAATCAGCTCAGACAACACCCAGAACAGACGGTTCAGACTCACCGATGACAAGACGTCAAGATTCACAGTGAACATTGCCAGTCTGACTCTAGAAGATTCTGGGCTGTACCTTTGTGGTGTCCATAGAAACACAGGACTGGatgtttttactgctgttgagcTAAAGGTCAAAGGTGAGAGGTCATGattattcttttaaagttttgattgaAACTGCTACACAGAAAGGGATCATTATTTCTCCAAATACTTAATGAACATtctataaataaatcattttgatcAAACATCTCTTTTGTCTAACAGAATGGTGCTGTGTGAAGTCAAAGAACATGAGCGGCATTGTGGGACGTGCAGTAACTCTGCAGTGTCCTTATCCACCACAACATCAGAACAACAGCAAGTTCCTCTGCAAAGGAGACAAACACAACAGCTGCACAGATAAGACGAGTCAAAACAGGTTCACACTGCACAATGTTTCCTCCAGTTCTTACTTGATCACAATCAAGGACCTGGAAGCAGGTGATGCTGGGACGTACTGGTGTGGATCAGATGCACAGTGGAGTGTTGGAAACTACACCAAGATTCATCTGTCAGTAGGTAAGATTAATACTGATGTCACTGAGAGTATCATGGTATCAAATAGCTAAAATGTATGTACGGTGTTAACCTTTAAGCACagcaagacaaaaaaattaataaatttaaacttcATCACCAATATACAAAATTTGTGGAAGAAGCACTAAACACAACCTTGACCTATCAGTATTTAAAGTCATCACTAGATCagagtttattttgtatttcatgaaaacatttatttccccttgtctgtatttatatatttcctgGTTATCTCAGGACACATATGACATGTGCAGAGTTTCTGAATGaagaattttatttttgaacAACTACAATGCTCTCGATTAAAgctaaaatgttaataaagctCAAACCTGAATATTTACAAAGGTACGTGAGGTCTTGGCTTTGTTTCTTGCACAATTATTGGGCAACTATTAGTTCCCTCATtagacaaacacacatcacaTCATGTTTAAATCCAATAAGTATTTAGGTTTATACAGCTTGGGGTTGGAAAATATGCATGAAAATGATTATATGGTCAAAATACTCACTCGCCTAGTAACTGTACACACAGtgtgtatgtataaatatatatatatatatatatcttatatCATTTTTCTGACAGAGTATCAGCAGGAAACCATCACTGTGGAAACTTTCTCAATCAATTCATCACATGTTCCAGGAAAACCCTTTGAAggtaaaagtgtgtgtgcatgcatgtgagtGTACTTTCGGT
The Melanotaenia boesemani isolate fMelBoe1 chromosome 4, fMelBoe1.pri, whole genome shotgun sequence genome window above contains:
- the LOC121637658 gene encoding polymeric immunoglobulin receptor-like isoform X3, whose amino-acid sequence is MWSFQNFFFILCTSLSFVSSAAGMIHVFGYEGRDVKIPCGYDDGYEDYEKYLCKDDCSNSDILITTTQRYKAKYFIYEDRKTRIYIVTISDLSAVDAGKYWCGVSRTGRDIYTEVKLEIRQDICCDEMNKIQSHEEASVSISCPYESQDKNNLKYLCRGKQPSTCLQQAVISSDNTQNRRFRLTDDKTSRFTVNIASLTLEDSGLYLCGVHRNTGLDVFTAVELKVKEWCCVKSKNMSGIVGRAVTLQCPYPPQHQNNSKFLCKGDKHNSCTDKTSQNRFTLHNVSSSSYLITIKDLEAGDAGTYWCGSDAQWSVGNYTKIHLSVEYQQETITVETFSINSSHVPGKPFEGDRSKPKTVDTQGVVDSEDLYENHDAVVKMKRYHPDDTDEDQPDYENVSSEQIYNNEF
- the LOC121637658 gene encoding polymeric immunoglobulin receptor-like isoform X1 yields the protein MWSFQNFFFILCTSLSFVSSAAGMIHVFGYEGRDVKIPCGYDDGYEDYEKYLCKDDCSNSDILITTTQRYKAKYFIYEDRKTRIYIVTISDLSAVDAGKYWCGVSRTGRDIYTEVKLEIRQDICCDEMNKIQSHEEASVSISCPYESQDKNNLKYLCRGKQPSTCLQQAVISSDNTQNRRFRLTDDKTSRFTVNIASLTLEDSGLYLCGVHRNTGLDVFTAVELKVKEWCCVKSKNMSGIVGRAVTLQCPYPPQHQNNSKFLCKGDKHNSCTDKTSQNRFTLHNVSSSSYLITIKDLEAGDAGTYWCGSDAQWSVGNYTKIHLSVEYQQETITVETFSINSSHVPGKPFEDAGLYVVLPVSVVLLLIMASVLVIVYKCKCSKDRGDRSKPKTVDTQGVVDSEDLYENHDAVVKMKRYHPDDTDEDQPDYENVSSEQIYNNEF